The Candidatus Manganitrophus noduliformans genome segment TATACCTCACGCTGGATAAAGAAGAGTGAGACAGTCATAGTCCCGGGCCAGCTTTGGATTGAGATAAAAGGCCACGGCTACGATCTTGAAGAATCACTGGTTTCGTTTGCCAATGCTGGATTGGCGCTCCTTCCTATACTTGCAGTGAGTGCTAATACTGCGATCGGAGAACCTGAGATTGAGGTAGCTTTTGACAGCACACCGAATGTGAGCGAGCATGATTACTTCCAAAACTATGTCCCACCAGAATCGGGTGTGGTGCACTTCGCACGATATATTGACGTAAAGACTAGTGCGGCGTTGCTGGATGCGATTAATCGACACTCAGAATCGGAACGTCTCCGACGCGCGGCCAATCAGTATCGGCTTGCTCTTGACTCGTGGAAACCTGGGCGAGAAACCTTATCGTTGGCACATCTTTGGATGGCGCTAGAGGCACTAACAAAGGCCAGGATCCGGTTTGAATGTACAGCGAGAGGCCTTAGCTCGGAAGTGGAGCTTGCCAATATTTTAGGTGTGGAAACAAATCAATTGGATTCAGCGATTAGGCGAGATCTCATACTAAACGGCGACGAGGAATGCTATAGGAAATCGAAGCAAGCCAGTGATGGATTCGAACATGGCTTTCTTGGCTACGACAAAATCCGTGAACTGTCCAAGGATGTTAGGCATCGAATGGCCAAGTATATCCGAAACGCTATTCTTGAACTTTCCGGATTAGAGGCAGAACCGCTTAGAGTTCTGACTTCAGATCCGTATGATAAACCAATGGGCTCTTGGTCTATCATTAAATATGTCCGAGGTCGTTTGCTAGGCAAGAGTCCTGAACTTGCCGCCAAAGGGAATGCGTACCCATTCCTGCGATGGAAACCAGTCATCAACAAGTGCGAAATCCTCGAAGACGGAAAGATAAACATCCAGGTCAGCTACAATCTAACAGTAGAACTTGCGGAAGGTATTAGCTTTCAACCGATTTCCTACGAAGCATGGAAACCAGAATAAGAAAGACATTCAGAGTCTATGCGATATCATGGTGCTCAAAAAGAGGGACGCGGTAAATCTACCGACTCTTAGTTTGAGCGGTATACTCTTTTTTCCATTTGGCAATTTCGAATTCTCTGGTGACTGATTTTTGAACATTGGTGTTATCATCGATCAGTGTTGAGTGGTTCGATGCCCGATATGTTTATACCTCTGATGTTATTATCCTCTCAACTCACCCAGCCCTATTCAATATCTTATTCTCCGGACAAAAAGACCCGAAAAAGGTCTCAATCAACTTCAGTGTTTTTTCAGTCGGTTGGCTCTTTCTTGCCTCACATCTTGCCAGTGTGGTTTTGTCAATTCCAATCATTTCAGCCATTTTCTCCTGGGTCACACCTAAAACTCTCCGGCAGTTTTTAATCTTTTCGGGCAGTGAACTGGCAGGTGGAAACGGTATATAGGCGAGGAATGCAATAATCTTTGGGATATATGGCAGTTTGGGAACCGTGCGTTGCTTTTCCCAATTATAGAGGGTAACCTCATCGACTCCGATTTGCTCAGCGACCTGTTTTTGCCACAATCCTAAATCGAGGCGCTTTTTTTTGATGTGATCTCCTAAAGTAATCAACGACTTCGGATATGAAGAAGGCAACGGTTTTTGGGTTTTTAGAGTTACTTTGCAAAAAGGCAACGCAACTCTGCAAGTGCGGGTATTTTACCGATCCGGCGCGCAGCTGCACGTGCACCCCCTCTTCCATTCAGAAATACCGATCCAAGATATCCGGCCCTTTACTCGATCGGATTGATTTGCATATTGAAGTTCCCGCCGTTCCGTTCCGCGATCTGACGACCGAAGCGGAGGAGGAATCTTCAGAGGTCATCCGCAAGCGGGTGCTGGCGGCTCGGGCGATCCAGGCGGCCCGATATGACAAAGAAAAAATCCGATGTAATGCGCATCTGCGGCCGCGGCAGATTAAAAAATTCTGCTCGATCGATGAGCCTTCCCGTAGATTGATCACCCTGGCGATGGAACGGCTGGGGCTTTCTGCGCGGGCATACAATCGTATTCTGAAAGTCGCCAGGACGATTGCGGATCTGGACGGGCGAGAGCGGATCTCGGCGACCGACATCGCCGAGGCGGTGCAGTATCGGAGTTTGGACCGGAAGACCTTTGGGGGGTGAAGGTAAACGCGCACTGGGATGGTCGGTAAGAATATAGATCAGGCAGTAATGGCGTTAATGCTTTTAGGCATGGGCCAAGAGCGGACTTGACCGCTTTCCTTTTTCTATAGATTACTATATTCTTATAAGAAATCTAAATACAACAACACATACAAAAGCTTTAAGATTGTGAATCTTAGTCAGAGCAAAAGTGCCATCCCGCGCTAGAGCCACGCTCTAGACTCTTCTTCCACATCGCGATTGCGGCATTTGATGCCTTGTTCTCAGTGCCGAGTGCGAGAATTTTGGCGTAATACTTAATTGCCATTTGTTTTGCCGCTTCCGCCTTTTCTATCCCAGGGGATTTATTAATGTATTCTGAGTGACAAGGGCCTTTTGATTCAGAAGATGTTTCTGTTTCTTCGATCTTTAATGTTTTATAAAGATCGTCATAAAAGTTCCCAATTATAATGAGTGTGTCTTCTATGAATGGGCCTTTTGGAAATTTCTCTTCGTATTTTAGTGCCGCTTCAATGTTGGGCATCCCGAAAGCCCCAGAGAAGCTGCCGGCTCCAGAGAAAATGTCCGCATAATCTGTATACGAACTGTATTGGGATTTGACATCAAGCTTCTTTGCCTCTTCCAATAATTTGCCTGTGTATTGAAGCGATCCTGAATAATGGCCAATAGTCACACCAAGGGTACTGTATTTTTTCATCCACAAATCACCATCAATCGGCCTATTCTCGACCGTCCAAGGCTTATCAATTAGTTTTCTTAGTTCTTGATCGAGTCGAATTAAACCTTCGATGCGCTTCTCTCCATCCTCCACCGCTAAAGCTTCATATTGCGCGTATATTGCTTCTAATTTGGCTGAGACGGGGTCCGCGGCATGGACTGAAAGCGCTAGAAAGAGAATTCCAATTAAAATAGAAGGCCTCATCTTAATTGCTACGGATAGGGTCATGTGAAGTCAGCTTTTCTCAAATAGGGTTTAGCTTCAGGATTAATTGCCATTGTGCCACGCTTTTTGCCATGGCATCGAGTTGTAAATAATGCTCCAGTGTAGTCGATTCTCAAATTAGGATTGTTTATTTGGCTCAGGCTCGGTAGGCAGGTATCTATCCACGCTCGCCTCTTCCGGAGTGAAGGTAAACTTTTTCCCAAAGTAACTTTCCCAATCGTCGATGGCTGTTACCTTCGAGTAATCTCCTGGTGTGTCTTTTGATTGAACATAAGCCACCACAGCAACAATCTCAAAGTCGGTTAAATTCACAGGAGGTCGGGTGATAACAGGCATGCCGCTTTCTAGATCGTTGGTCCCCTTTATCCCATGATCCTTGACCACATAGCATCGCGGGCAGTACAACGATTCAATCAGATATTCTCCTCCTGTCTTTGCGTGAGGTTTGGTTCCGGTTTCAGGATCGCCCTCTGTGCTATACCTTTCAACATACATTTGATAGCGCTCTTCCTTAACCCGGTTATGTGAAAGCGCCTCTATTCCAAGTAAACTGGGGGCTCGATCCGCATTCTGTTTAGGTAAGAGCTGGTGACAAAGGGAGCATTCTCCCTTTCCGATAGAAACGTCACCTTTTGCAAATTTAGGGTTATCTGTTCCAAAGACGAGGATTTTCCCGATGAGCGCAAGTTTCTCCTCAGAGATTGCTCTGGGAGTTCTCTTGATAGCGGGGGTGGACGTCTCCGGCTGCGTTGAGGAAGAATTATTGCTGCAAGATGAAACCAGAAAAAAGAGGTTCAAAAACAATAATAGCTTAAAAAGATTTATACGGCTCATTCTCTGCTCCAAAATATTCAGAAGTAAAAG includes the following:
- a CDS encoding helix-turn-helix domain-containing protein produces the protein MPFCKVTLKTQKPLPSSYPKSLITLGDHIKKKRLDLGLWQKQVAEQIGVDEVTLYNWEKQRTVPKLPYIPKIIAFLAYIPFPPASSLPEKIKNCRRVLGVTQEKMAEMIGIDKTTLARCEARKSQPTEKTLKLIETFFGSFCPENKILNRAG